The Sandaracinus amylolyticus genomic interval CGTGACACGGAGCGCTCCGAGGCTGCGCTTCAGTACCTCCGCATCGCGCCCGATCGCACTTCGAGCACGGTGAGCGTCACGCGGCTCGAGGGCGCCGCGGCTCCTGTCCCGCTCGCGTCGCTCGACGTTCCTGTCGAGCTCTCCGATACCTCGTACCACCGCGGACCCGATCGAGCTCTCGCGATCCGAGATGCATCCAACGCGCTGTATTGGCATCTCGACCCCGAGCGCGCGCGATGGACGTCCGTTCCGATCGCATCCGATCCGCTCAGCGGAAGGCCGACCGCCCGCGCCGGCATCCGCAGCGTGGGGAACCTCAGGAGCGACATCGTCTACCTCGGCACCGACATCGAAGGCGCGCCGGTCGACGATGGTGCGTGGATCGTCGTCGAGGCTCCGGAGCTCACGTGGCGACGATTGGCCTTCGCGACGGCGCCCGGGGAGCCCTCGAGTGTGCTCTCACTGCCGCAACGGACGGGAAGCTCGTCGATTCGAGCGAGCTGCCGGTCGAGCACGTGGATATTCGGCGGCACGAGCGGGAGCACGGGACCGCGGGTGGCCGAGCTCTGGGAGCTCGTGTGTCGCGAAGCCGATGCTCGACACTGCGAGCTTCGCGCCGCCTCCACATCCGCGACGTGGCCGTCCGCGCGAGCCAGCACGACGATCATTCCGACGACCCAGCCCGTCGTGGGTGCGTGGATGTTCGGCGGGAGCATCGGTGCCCAGAGCTCCGCGAGCGACGTCTGGTTCCTCGATACGTGCGCTGGAACGTTCTCCGCGGTGACTCCGTCGGGGGATCCACCGCCCGCGCGGTCAGGGCATTCGGCGGCTCTCGTCGAACGTGATGGGCTCGCAGAGATCGTCTACTTCGGCGGGATCGATCGCGACGCCGATCTCGACACGAGCACGCACTACGACGATGCCTGGCGCCTCACGATCCGTGGCGCCGACGCGGTGGAGTGGGCGTCGATCGAACCGACCACAGCGTCTCGGCCCAGCGGTCGCACCGGACACGCGTCGATCCTCCATCGCTCGCTGTCGGCGACCACGGAGCGCCTGATCATCGCGGGCGGTCGCAATCGCGCGAGCGGCTCGTCGTCGCTCAACGACGTCTGGGAGCTCGTGCTGCGGCCGTGACGAGGAACGCGAGCTGGGCCGCAGCGATCCGCGGCCCAGCTCTCGGCGTTCACATCGAGTACGCGCTGCCCGCCGCGCCCGTGAGCCCGCCCGGCGCCGACCCGAGCGCCGCGCTGCCACCCGCGCCGCCGCTTCCCGGCGAGCTCGCGGTGATCGCGTTCGACGAGCTGGTCACCGCCGACGCGATCGCGAAGATGCCGTACGACGGCCCACCCGGGCCGCCCGAGCCGGACCCCGAGTTGCCGCCGCGACCGCCGCTTCCGCCGTTGCCGCCGCCGCGCGCGTCGTCCGCGCCGTTGCCGCCCGCGCCGCCGTTGCCGCCACCCCCGCCGTCGCCGCCGTTGCCACCGCGGCCACCGTTGCCGCCGGTGCCGGAGATGATCGTGTTGCCGCTCGCGTCGATGCGCGCGGAGCTCGCGAAGATGCCGAACGAGCCGCCGCCGCCGCCGCCGCCGAGGCCCTGCGTGCCCGCGCAGCCTCCGCCACCACCGCCGCCACCGCTGCCACCGCGGTCCGCGTTGCAGACACCGGACGCGCGGCCACCGCCTGCACCGCCGCCGCCACCGCCGCCGCCGCCATGCGTTCCGGGCGTGCCATCGGTGCCGCGCGGCGGTGCGTACAGCCCGCTCGCGACGACGCCGATCGACACGACGGGCGCAGCGGCATTCGTGCCGTTCCCGCCGTTGCCGCCGCCGACCGACGGCGTTCCTCCGGCGCCAGAGCTGGCGAAGCACACGGCCGCCGCACCGCCGCCGCTGCCGCCGGGACCAGCCGTGCCGGTCGCGGAGCCCATCGTGCCGGGCGAGCCCGCCGCGCCTCCGCCGCCGTCGTGCCCGCCGTTGCCGCCCGCGCCCCCGGGAGCGCATGCCGACGCGCCGCCGCTGCCGCACGGCGTGCTGGCGCAGGTGAAGCCCGAGCAGCCGTTGCAGCCCTCGAACCCGCGGCGTCCGTCCTGACCCCCGGCGCCGGGCGCTCCGTCCGTTCCCGGCGCGCCTGCCGCGCCGTTGCCGCTGCGGATCGTGTTCAGACGCAGCGTGACGAGCCCCGTCGAGTTCACGATTCGCACGCCGTACGAGCTCTCTCCGCCCGCGGTCGCGCCCGCCGAGACAATCGTGAAGAGCTGCACTTCACTGTCGCGCGTCAGGCCGGAGCCGAGCACCGCCGTCGTGCCGCCGTCGATCTGCGACACGAAGCTCGCGCTGCGACGCCAGCCCTGCGCCGCGTTGTAGCCGCCGAAGATGCTCACGCCGTCGGCGAGCACGATGCTCTCCGCGTACGCGCCGGCCGCGACGTAGACCTCCATCCGCGCGCGGCCCGACGTCCGCGCGAGCTCGATGCCGCGCGTGATCGTGGCGACCGGCATGTCGCGCGTGCCGGGGTTCGCGTCGTTCCCGCCGAGCGCGAGCGGCGCGACGAACACACCGATCGACGCGTCCCCGTCGATCCCGTCGCAGTTCGTATCGGCGAAGGTCGGCTCCGGACGATCGTCTCCCGCGGTCGCCGTGCACTCGCAGCCGTTCGCGCTCATTCCGTCCGCGTCGCCGAAGCCCTCGGCGCACGCGACGCCGCACGCGCCTGCGCTGCACACGGCCACCTGGTTGAGCGCAGGCGCGGGCGTCGGGCACACGATGCAGTCGTTCGCGCCGGTCCCGCAGCGCATCGGGTTCGTGAGCACGTCGTCGTACTCGGTGCTCACGCACATCCCGGCCGACTCGACGCACTCGTCGGCGCTGCAGCTGTTCGAGTCGTCGCAGTCACGCGAGCCCGGGCTCTGGCACCGCCCTTCGACGCACACCTCGACGCCGTTGCAGAAGTTCCCGTCGCCAGTGCAGTCGGTGTCGAACTCGCACGCCGGCGCCTCGCTGCACCCGATGCGGAGGTAGCAAGCGGTCCCGTCGGGGCACGCGGTGTCGTCGGGCGTGTTCTGGCATTCGTCGGTCGCGGTCACGCACTCGTCGCGCGTGCACGAGATGCCGTCGTCGCAGGTCGGGATCGCGCTCGCGATGCAGCGATTCTCCCGGCAGATCAGCCGACCGTTGCAGAAGATCCCGTCGTCGGCGCAGTCCTCGTCGAACTGGCACTCACCGCTCGTGCTCCCGTCGCCCCGCGCCGCGTCCGACGTGCTGCCGTCGCGGCGACCTCCGCTTCCTCCATCGGCGCACCCGGCGATCGCGGCGCCGGCACAAGTCAAGAGAACGAGCCAACCCCATGCTCGCAAAGCCATCCCGGATCCACCTCTCGGCTAGGTTCAGCGAGCGTACACGAATGCACCTCTCCCCCACCACGGGGGGCGAGGGCGTGCAGAGAGAGGTGCGCGGATTGACTCGGCTCGTGGACTCCCTTATGAACGCGCCGCCCGGAGCCCGGGCCGCCACGCACGTTCGACGCGCGAAGAAGAAAGGGTCGAAGCTCAGATGTCCGGATATCTCTTCACCTCGGAGTCGGTCACCGAAGGCCATCCCGACAAGCTCTGCGACGCGATCTCCGACTCCGTCCTCGACGCGATCCTCGAGAAGGACGCGCGCGCCCGCGTGGCGTGCGAGACGATGGTGAAGACCGGCTACGCGATCGTCGCGGGCGAGATCACGACGAAGGCCGTGATCGACTTCCCGAAGGTCATCCGCGCGGCGATCAAGGACATCGGCTACACGGCCGAGTGCGGCTTCGACTGGGAGCACTGCGCGATCCTCACCGCGATCGAGCAGCAGTCGCCCGACATCGCGCAGGGCGTGAACATCGAGACCTCGCTCTCGAAGGATCAGGGCGCGGGCGATCAGGGCCTGATGTTCGGCTACGCGTGCGACGAGACGCCCGAGCTGATGCCGATGCCGATCCAGCTGGCGCACCGCCTCGCGCAGCGCCTCGCGAAGGTTCGCAAGAACGGCACGCTCCCGTGGCTCCGCCCCGACGGCAAGACCCAGGTCACCGTCGAGTACGGCCCGGACGGCAAGCCGGTGCGCCTCGACGCGATCGTCGTCAGCACGCAGCACTCGCCCGACGTGAAGTCGAAGAAGATCACCGAGGCGATGACCGAGGAAGTCATCCAGAAGGTCTGCCCGGCGAACATGATCGACAAGAAGACGAAGATCTTCGTCAACCCGACGGGGCGCTTCGTCATCGGCGGACCGGTCGGCGACGCGGGCCTCACCGGCCGCAAGATCATCGTGGACACCTACGGCGGCATGGGCCGTCACGGTGGCGGCGCGTTCAGCGGCAAGGATCCGAGCAAGGTCGATCGCTCGGCCGCGTACTTCGCGCGCTACGTCGCGAAGAACATCGTCGCGAGCGGCGTCGCCGCGCGCGCCGAGGTGCAGGTCGCGTACGCGATCGGCGTTGCGAAGCCGATGGGCGTGTACGTGTCGACGTTCGGCACCGGCAAGGTCGAGGACGCGAAGATCGCTGCGGCGGTCAGCGACATGTTCGACTTCCGCCCGCGCGCGCTGATCGAGACGCTCGAGCTGCTCAAGCCGATGTACCGCCCGACCGCGGCGTACGGTCACTTCGGCCGCACCGAGAAGGGCTCGTTCACGTGGGAGCGCACGGACCGCGCGGCGGAGCTCGCGGACCGTCTCCTCGGCGGCAAGAAGGCGGCGAAGGCCACCTCGATCTCGAACGGCTCGAACGGCGAGAAGAGCGCCGCCAAGCCGGCGAAGAAGAAGGCGTCGGGCAAGGCCGCGCAGGCCTGACCGTCTCCGCCTGAACGATCGCGCCACGAAGGCCGCGCACCGGGACACCGGGCGCGGCCTTCGCGCGTTTCGAAGGTCGTCGCACGCCCGTTGCGCGTGCTCGTCGCCCTCGCCGACCATCTCGGCCAGGAGGGGACTTTGACGACCAAGTATTTGTTGCCCGAGAGCGAGATCCCGCGTCACTGGTACAACATCCTCGCGGATCTCGGATCGCCGCCCGCGCCCGTGCTGCACCCGGGCACGAAGGAGGCGGTCGGTCCGAGCGATCTCGCGCCGCTCTTCCCGATGGCGATCATCGAGCAGGAGATGAGCGCGCAGCGCGAGATCGCGATTCCCGACGAGGTGCGCGACGTGCTCGGGCTCTGGCGACCGACTCCGCTCTTCCGCGCCCACGCGCTGGAGCGCGCGATCGGGACTCGCTCGCACGTCTATTACAAATACGAGGGTGTCAGTCCGTCGGGCAGTCACAAACCGAACACGGCAGTCGCGCAGGCCTATTACAACGCGCGAGAGGGCGTGAAGCGGCTCGCGACGGAGACCGGAGCGGGCCAGTGGGGCTCGTCGCTCTCGTTCGCGGCGGCGCGCTTCGGGCTGCACGTCACCGTCTACATGGTGAAGGTGAGCCATCAGCAGAAGCCCTATCGCCGCTCGATGATGCAGGTGTGGGGCGCGGAGGTGTTCGCGTCGCCGAGCACGCGCACCAACGCGGGCCGCAAGATCCTGGAGCTCACCCCGGAGAGCCAGGGGTCGCTGGGCATCGCGATCTCGGAGGCGGTCGAGGACGCGGCGACGCACGACGACACCAAGTACGCGCTGGGCTCGGTGCTCAACCACGTGTGTCTGCACCAGACCGTGATCGGCCTCGAGGCGCAGCGACAGATGGAGATGGCGGGCGAATATCCCGACGTCGTCATCGGCTGCCACGGCGGCGGGAGCAACTTCGCGGGGATCGCGATCCCGTTCGTGCGCGACAAGATGAACGGCAAGAAGGTGCGCCTCGTCGCGTCCGAGCCGGCGAGCTGTCCTTCGCTCACGAAGGGCGTCTACGCGTTCGACTACGGCGACGCGGTGGGGATGACGCCGATCGTGAAGATGCACACGCTCGGTCACGACTTCATGCCGCCGGGAATCCATGCGGGCGGTCTGCGCTATCACGGCGCGGCGCCGCTGGTGTCGAAGCTGCTCGACATGGGGCTCGTCGAAGCGGTCGCGTACCCGCAGCGCGCGTGCTTCGAGGCGGCGGTGACGTTCGCGCGCGCCGAAGGGATCGTGCCCGCGCCCGAGTCGTCACACGCCGTGCGCGCGGCGATCGACGAGGCGAAGAAGGCCGACGCCGAGGGCACGACGCGCGTCGTGCTCTTCAACCTGAGCGGCCACGGACACTTCGATCTCGGCGCGTACGATGCCTATCTCGCGGGCCAGCTCGAGGATTACGAATATCCGAGCGAGGCAGTCGCGAGCGCGATGGCGCAACTCCCGAAGATCGCGCTCTGAGACGGGAAAAGAAGTCCGCTGAGGAGAGCAGGAATCACATGGAAGGAAGGCAGCACAGTACGGTGGTCCTTTCCTGACCCTCCTGCTCTCCTCAGAGCTCTCTCTCTCCTCAGCCGCGCGCACCGGCGACCGATTGCAGCGCCGTGACGACGCGCGCGACGATGCCGTGCGGGCGTTCGAGGATCTCCTCGAAGAGGCCCTCGTCGAAGGCTGCGGTCTCGGGGTCTCCGATGCTCGCGAAGAGATCGTCCATCGGGCCCTGATCGGCGATCGCCTGATCCGGATCGAGCCTCGGGCGGTACAGCCGCCGCGGCTCGTTCGCGGCGAGCGCGCACAGGCGATCGACGATGCCCTCGACGCGCGACAGATCGCGGATCGCCTCCTCGGGCGTGACGCCGGTGTGCTCGGCCATCAGCGACACGCGCAGCGCGTGGATCCCGCGCGCGACGTCGTCGTGCTCGTCCTCCGCCGCCCACGCGAGGTTGAGCTCGGTGTCGAGCCCCATGCTGCGGTTCGTCGCGTTCGCCGATCCCAGCGTCAGGAAGCGATCGTCGACGATCATCAGCTTGCTGTGCACGTACGTCGGGCACGGGCCTTCGGAGTCGGCCTTGCGCGGCACACACGGCGAGAAGACGCCCATCGCGTGGCCGTTCTCCTCCGCGATGCGCGCGAGCACCGAGAGCGCGATGCGCTGCGGGCCCTCGATCGCCGCCTTCTCCATACGCCCCTCGAGGCACCACGGGACGATCACCACGATCTCGAGCCGCCCGCGGCTCCGGTCGCGCATGCGGTCGGCGAGCGCCTCGACGATCACGCGCGCGGTGACGTACTGCGACTCGATGTAGACGAAGCGCTCCGCGCGCTGCAGCGCGCGCTCGTAGAGCGCCCGGATCTCGCGCACCGGCTCGCGCATCGGCACCACCGTCGCGCCGCGCGTGCGCGTGATCGCGACCGGCCCGTGCCCGAGCGGCATGTGCGCGAACGGCGCGGACTCCGGGATCGGCTCGGGCACCAGCACCATCGGCTCGCCGCCCGCCGCGACCCAGCGGTCGACGAAGTGCTCGACGAGATGGCGCACGACCGGTCCGCGCACGACCGACTGCACGTCGTGGTAGGGCAGGTAGAGCGCGCCCTTTCCGTCGAAGCGCATCGGGTTCTGATCGACGTGGCTGCGCTGGTCCCAGCGGTGCTCGCTGATGTCGATGCCTCCGAGCCACGCCGTGTGGCCGTCGACGATCGCGAACTTCTCGTGATGGCTCGCGCCCGGCGCGTGGTTCGCGTCGTAGAGGAAGCGAAGCCGACCGCGCCCCGCGGAGCGAAGCTTGTCCGACGTCGCCCACTCGCGATCGAGCGCGTACACGCTCGACCAGTCCCACGCGAGCACGTAGATGCGCAGCTCGGGGTTGCGCGTCACGGCCGCGCGCACGATCTCGCGGAACGTGCGAGGGCGATCCTCGTCCTCGTCGCGCCGGCGCATCCACACGCTGCTCTCGAGCTGCCAGCCCGCGATCAGCACGTACGCGCGCGCCGACTCGATCGCGTCGGCGAGCGAACGGTAGTAGTCGTCGGCGTCGACGATCACACCGCTCCACGCGGGAGCGAGCGCGCTGCACGTCTCACCGACCTTCAGCAAGTCACGCACGAATCTCCGATTCCTCCCCACGCCGCGTCTCCTCCTGGAGATCGCGGATCGTCTGCACGACCTCGTGGCAGCGCTCGAAGTGCGGCAGCCCGCGCGTGCCCGGCACGCGATGCGCGCGCACCGCTCGGTTGTGCCGCTCGAGCGCGTGGAGCTGCCCGAAGTCGCTGTACGGATCGCGGTCGTAGAGCACGAGCGTCGGCACGCGCAGCTGCTCGTAGAGCGCCTCGCGCGCGTCGCTCGTGAAGAGTTGCCCCGCGACGAACGCGAACGGCGCGTGATGCGCGCCGTGCACGCGCGAGGTGCGCACCGCGTGATCGACGTACGCCTTGGGCGCGCGCCCGTGGAAGCTCTTGTCGAGGAAGTACTTCACGCTCGGTCGCGACGTCAGCACGCGATAGAGCGGCGACGCCCACAGCGGGACCTCGAGCGCTCGCTCGATGCGCGCGGCGCGCGCGGGATCGACGCGCGGCGCGCGCGATCCGAGCCCGGTCGGCGAGATGAGCGTCAGCGTGCGGAAGAGGTGCGGCGAGTCGATCGCCACGCGCGCGGCGATCTCGCTCGTGAGCGAGAGGGCCACCACGTCGACCGGCTCCTCGCGCGGCGTCACGACGTCGACGAGGAAGCGCTTGAGCGCCTTCGCGTAGAGCATCGGGCAGTACTGGTTGGGCCCGCGATCCGACGTGCCGAAGCCCGGCAGATCCGGCGCGTACACCGGGCGCTCGCCGCGGAACGCGTCGAAGAGCGGCTTCACGTCGTACGCCGAGGCCGCGGCGTGGATGCCGTGCAGCAGCACGATCGGCCGCCCCTTCGCGTGCGCGTCGACGTAGTAGCCGACGCGCCCGATCAGCGCGATGTCGAGGTCGTGGTGCGCGGCGTCGAGCGCGCGCGGCGCATCGCGCGAGCCGAGCACGCGATGCCAGACCTGCTCGACGCGCGCGAGCGCTTCGGTGATCTCCGGTGCCCGGGCGCGCACCGCGCGCGGAATGGTCGGCCGCGGGAGCTCGGTATCCAGTGCTCCAGCCATCGTTCCTTCCTTCTCGTGCAGGGTTCAGCCGGCGCGCAGCGCTCGCGCTTGGTTGGCGTCGGTCGCGCGCACCGACTCCACGAGGGGCACTCGCGCCGTCAGCGTGAGGCCGCAGTCGTCCTCCTCGAGCGTGCCGCCGTGCAGTCGCACGAGACCTCGCGCGACCGCGACGCCGAGCCCGCGTCCGTCGCCGACCAGCGCGTTGCGCTTCGACGCTCGCGTGTGCGCATCGCCGTCGAGCACACGATCCTCGCGCACCGAGAGCACGGCTTGTCCGGACCGCGCCGCGAGCCGCACGCGCACCGTGCCGCCGGGCGCGGTGCGCCTCACCGCGCACATGACGAGCCCTCGCGCGATCTGCGCGAGCCGCGCCGAGTCGCCCATCACGCGGATCTCGGGATCCGCGTCCACGTCGATCGCGACGCCGCGCGCGCGC includes:
- the metK gene encoding methionine adenosyltransferase, with protein sequence MSGYLFTSESVTEGHPDKLCDAISDSVLDAILEKDARARVACETMVKTGYAIVAGEITTKAVIDFPKVIRAAIKDIGYTAECGFDWEHCAILTAIEQQSPDIAQGVNIETSLSKDQGAGDQGLMFGYACDETPELMPMPIQLAHRLAQRLAKVRKNGTLPWLRPDGKTQVTVEYGPDGKPVRLDAIVVSTQHSPDVKSKKITEAMTEEVIQKVCPANMIDKKTKIFVNPTGRFVIGGPVGDAGLTGRKIIVDTYGGMGRHGGGAFSGKDPSKVDRSAAYFARYVAKNIVASGVAARAEVQVAYAIGVAKPMGVYVSTFGTGKVEDAKIAAAVSDMFDFRPRALIETLELLKPMYRPTAAYGHFGRTEKGSFTWERTDRAAELADRLLGGKKAAKATSISNGSNGEKSAAKPAKKKASGKAAQA
- a CDS encoding TrpB-like pyridoxal phosphate-dependent enzyme; translation: MTTKYLLPESEIPRHWYNILADLGSPPAPVLHPGTKEAVGPSDLAPLFPMAIIEQEMSAQREIAIPDEVRDVLGLWRPTPLFRAHALERAIGTRSHVYYKYEGVSPSGSHKPNTAVAQAYYNAREGVKRLATETGAGQWGSSLSFAAARFGLHVTVYMVKVSHQQKPYRRSMMQVWGAEVFASPSTRTNAGRKILELTPESQGSLGIAISEAVEDAATHDDTKYALGSVLNHVCLHQTVIGLEAQRQMEMAGEYPDVVIGCHGGGSNFAGIAIPFVRDKMNGKKVRLVASEPASCPSLTKGVYAFDYGDAVGMTPIVKMHTLGHDFMPPGIHAGGLRYHGAAPLVSKLLDMGLVEAVAYPQRACFEAAVTFARAEGIVPAPESSHAVRAAIDEAKKADAEGTTRVVLFNLSGHGHFDLGAYDAYLAGQLEDYEYPSEAVASAMAQLPKIAL
- a CDS encoding phospholipase D-like domain-containing protein; translated protein: MRDLLKVGETCSALAPAWSGVIVDADDYYRSLADAIESARAYVLIAGWQLESSVWMRRRDEDEDRPRTFREIVRAAVTRNPELRIYVLAWDWSSVYALDREWATSDKLRSAGRGRLRFLYDANHAPGASHHEKFAIVDGHTAWLGGIDISEHRWDQRSHVDQNPMRFDGKGALYLPYHDVQSVVRGPVVRHLVEHFVDRWVAAGGEPMVLVPEPIPESAPFAHMPLGHGPVAITRTRGATVVPMREPVREIRALYERALQRAERFVYIESQYVTARVIVEALADRMRDRSRGRLEIVVIVPWCLEGRMEKAAIEGPQRIALSVLARIAEENGHAMGVFSPCVPRKADSEGPCPTYVHSKLMIVDDRFLTLGSANATNRSMGLDTELNLAWAAEDEHDDVARGIHALRVSLMAEHTGVTPEEAIRDLSRVEGIVDRLCALAANEPRRLYRPRLDPDQAIADQGPMDDLFASIGDPETAAFDEGLFEEILERPHGIVARVVTALQSVAGARG
- a CDS encoding alpha/beta fold hydrolase; the encoded protein is MAGALDTELPRPTIPRAVRARAPEITEALARVEQVWHRVLGSRDAPRALDAAHHDLDIALIGRVGYYVDAHAKGRPIVLLHGIHAAASAYDVKPLFDAFRGERPVYAPDLPGFGTSDRGPNQYCPMLYAKALKRFLVDVVTPREEPVDVVALSLTSEIAARVAIDSPHLFRTLTLISPTGLGSRAPRVDPARAARIERALEVPLWASPLYRVLTSRPSVKYFLDKSFHGRAPKAYVDHAVRTSRVHGAHHAPFAFVAGQLFTSDAREALYEQLRVPTLVLYDRDPYSDFGQLHALERHNRAVRAHRVPGTRGLPHFERCHEVVQTIRDLQEETRRGEESEIRA
- a CDS encoding sensor histidine kinase, with the protein product MRDDNDEDLLTTMSHELRTPLNAILGWVQLLRAGGVCGPEIERALEIIERNARIEAKAVDEAIDLARIASGQLPITRRETRWSEGLRAAIAACDSAARARGVAIDVDADPEIRVMGDSARLAQIARGLVMCAVRRTAPGGTVRVRLAARSGQAVLSVREDRVLDGDAHTRASKRNALVGDGRGLGVAVARGLVRLHGGTLEEDDCGLTLTARVPLVESVRATDANQARALRAG